The Carassius auratus strain Wakin chromosome 34, ASM336829v1, whole genome shotgun sequence genomic sequence CGCGTAGTAAATCCGGCAGTAAAACTTGGCATTTGCGTCGGAGAACTCTGcattataaatatgattttcagaatGATATTAACCTAAGTATAAGGAATTTTTCAGTCAGCTATTTGAGCCTGATACTTACGCAGCTCAATGTGTGGGTTTCCTGTCTGCTTCTTTTGTTTGTCTCCACTTTCAAGCTCCTCTGCAAAAAAATATACCATATAACATTTAGTCCCATAAGTGATTCCATATCAGCCAGAGCAAAATATAAATGGTGTTTGTAAGTGGTAAACTGTAGCTAGGTTTACTGAGTGGGTCAGCATCAACGCTGCTGCGGCTCAACTGTGACGTGCTGCTTTCACTAGGTTTGGCCGGGCTGTTCTTCGCTCTACTTTCTCCGGAACTATAGATGGCAAAAAAGAGGAAGTCAGCTTTTGTTTAACTAATATACACAGAGAAAATACAGCAGAGGAGGAGTGTATGATGCACCTAGTGGCCTGAGATATGTCATCAGCTCCAGTCTTTGCTGTTGTCTTTGTAAGCTCTTCGAGGGCAGTTTTATACTCTTTACAGCTGGATGATGGAAAGAGTAAGAGTGTCTTATTTAAAATGCAGATATTGCGGAGAAGTTTGATTAATTCGCAGAAATCTCACTGTCCGCTTCAGTGAATCGTTCATAATGCTGATTCACTGAATCTAATTTgcaaaaattgctgaaaatacCCATATCTACTTTTTAGTTATACATGTACAGAAAGCTGTGTACCTGAGTGCAAAGGCAATGATGGAGCTgggctctctctcacacacagctaTAGGAACTCTCTCGTGCTCATACATCAAATAGTGCTTGTCTGGGTCACTAACAAACCAAGAAAATAAATAGACCTTTATCAGCTCAAGAAAGAAAAGCATTGGTTTCATACTCATAATATCATAACAGCTTTACAAAGGTAACGGGATGGGATTGTAGCTGTTGCCTGGTAACAGGTTGGCCAGGATGGTTTTCATGGTGGACTTTTCCTTTACTTGACTGTCATTGGAACCAAGTAAGTGCCCCTCGAACATGTCTAAACAGTAGAAGAAGCAGAGAGATGAAAGTCAGGTGGAGTGGTCATGTGGGATCTCAATCACAAGGAAGTGTCCGAAGTACGTTTACCCTCGGGGATGCTGACAGAGTCCAGATCAGGAAAAGATGGTCCGCTCGTGATGACATCTGGAGCTTGTTCAGCCGGAGACGGTAACTGAAGTAATGATGAAGACCTTGAACTTGACGGAAAAGTGTTGAGGTGACGGTCCTCTGTGAGAAAAGGCTGTGAATTGACCGTGTGCAACAATCAAGAGCTATTTTTTCCAAGAGGAATAAAAGGCAGATGAACTCACCTTTCTCTCCGTTTGGGACCACAGGGGATGGGTTACGAGGAGAGGTCTCCAAAGCACTAGTCTATCAATCAAAaacaaaatggaaatggaaaagatTTATTTGAAGTCCAGGAGGTGGCTAACTACTTAGGGCAAACTATTTAGGGATTTGCTAAATGACTGACTGACCTTGCTCTCATCTAATGTAGATTGCCTGTGTCTGCCAGGGCTGGGAGGAACAGACAGACGCTTCCTGCCTTTTTCTTGCTGGAACAAGTCCTGAAGTCTGGAGACGAGATAAAATAAAAGTTCTACTGTTCTGGTGGCAGATGTTAAGTTTCGGTCTCTATGGCCCTGTGAATACAGTCCTCACCTGTTGTTCCAGGACTGCAAGGTCTCACACAAACCCTGCTTCTTGACCACCACTGACTCCAGAACAGCCTGTAGTTGTTGTGGCGAGTCCATCGCGCTGGTCTGCAGACGCACTTGTAGCTTTTCTATCCAGCCACGAAGCTCGGATTCCTCCATCTTAGAcagaaaaatgttctttaaactaACTTAGCAttgtttaaaaattgtatttacacAAGTAAAGTCCTGAAAGGAAACTTACATCTTTCTGTGCAAACATGTCCTCCATTTTTTCTTCTCTAGTCTTGCTGAAGGTGTCAGTTTTTAAGGAGGTGAGACGGTCATCTATGGCCAGATACACCTGAGCCACCCTACAAATGTTAGaaaattcatgaatgaatgaattgagcCGATATCTGGAGGAGGTTTATGAGGCTGGGCAAGAGAAGTTCAGTAGGGAATCTTACTTATGGGAGAAGTCTTTGAGATCCTGCTGCAAGTTGGCTTTAGAGGGACCCTGGCTCCTGATGATGATTTTTGGAGGAGGCAGACAGATCTCGAATAGCCTCACTGAGATGTAGCTACAGATGACAGAAGGGCATGAATACATTTGGATTAACAGTTTATAAAAATGCACTAAGGTAGTCATATTCTAGGGGTTGAACAAGGGGTTCAGATTTGTACGTCTTGTGCCTTATAATCACACATCTTGTGGAGCGCTTAAAGAATATGCATGTAAATGTGGATCTCGAAGATTTCTCATTCTGTTGTGCCCTCAATAGGACAAGCGACTAGCATTAAAGTCGACTAGTCTGTGCAACCCCTAACATATTCAGATATAAAGAGATCTATGTTGTGAAGATGCACACCTGAACGAAGCCACCATCTGGTTGTAGGAGAAGTACTGGTGATAATCTTTATGGATGGAGTGGCCACAAGGCTCGGCATTGGCCCGACGGGTGTACTGGTTACCATAGAAACGGAGCTCTAGATACTTGGCGAAGGACATGGACCAGGAGTCATTAGACAAAGGGACTACAGGAGTCACCTGAAACAAAATCGGTAGAAATTCATGAGTAATACTATAGGACATAATATCGTACATTGGTTCGATTTTCAAATTTTTTCTAATCCGAATGCTCCCATGTGTTACCTGTTTACACACACGGCACCAGGAGTAGTTGAGGATTGTGTGCTGATATCCAGGTACAGGCGAATCCAGCTCTTTCAGAACAATCTGGACACAGCCGTTACCGTGGACAAAGCGCCGGATGTGGTGAACCATGGGGGTCTCACAGTACATGCTGGGGCACTGGTAAGAGGGTCTGAATCACACCcatataaaacaaaatcaaagtAAACTACAAATACACTATGATTCACTTGCATTGactactgaaattttggtacttATGATGCACAATTTCAAggtaaaaaggaaacaaaaatagaTGTGTGGTTTAAATTACCTGAAACAGTATCTCTCCAGAAATACGCCAAGAGTCAAGTCATTCTTTCCATAAAACTCCATTGTTACAATCCTGTAATTACATAGCAGATACAATAAAAACCTAGTCCTCCCTGTTTGCATATCCAGAAAATAGTCAGTAACACACTTAGTCATGTTACTGTAAATACATCTTAAATGAAAGCGACAATGCAAGTGTACTCCGAGTTTACCATGGACTGACGCAGGGGTTTGGGGCATTATTAGATTGTGCCGATGAGCTACTGAACAGCACACAGAGCCTCTGATGGTTGATTGGATTTAAACAGTCCAACtgaaacagaacaaacaaataatCAGGATACTGCATTTAAAGTTTTGGAAAAAAGTTGCAAAAACAGCTGCCTTCATAAACTGAAAAGATCATACAGCTCATAAATTATCAGTTTGACGGATTTCTTAGGGTTCTTTCACTGAccaaaaactaatttttaaaagtttCAGACCCTGTTGTGCACACTAAACATTGAAAGTGCCTCACTGTCCAGAATGTGGAATAAAGTAACAGAATAAAACATACTAGCAGAGAAGAAACCCTCACCTTAGTAGCCCAGGTCATTTCATTGAGTCCTACCCCTTTATCTTCTTCACTGTCTGACTTTATTGGCGTCTTTGTGGGTGGGGCTTCACAAAACTGCATTCCCTCCCTTTGCCGAATGCGCCCTCCCTGGGCACGATAGTCAGCCAGCATGCGTGCCAGCTCCTGACTACTGCCTAGCTGCTCTACTATACGGGCACCTGTGAGTTTGTGACAGGACGAAATCTGGATGGTCCGTTGGTGCGACACAGTACCGTTGGTCAGGCTGCCAGAACTCGGGCCGGACTCTTTCAGCAGCTGCCTCTTGCGGCGTCCGTCCAGCTCTTTCGAGTCCTTGTTCAGAAGAGGAGAGAGGTAAACCTGTTCTGGGAAATAATCCCGGCTAGGACAATGCAGTCCATCAGCCGTGAGCAGGAACGGCTCCCGGAAGGTAGTAAACGGTGAAATGCAGAGGATAATGTCTTTAAGCTCCTGTTTAAACAAAGCTGAGATGGATTTAAGGCGGTCATCTGAAGAAGCTACATGTTCGGCGACAAACAGGCCGGTGTCATCCTGTAAAGGGTCCCTGAAGAGCCGGGCTGGTGGGAGGGAGGTCTCAGAGCTTGTGCTGTCCTGATGGACCATCTCCTCTAGTTCTTTATTCTTCTCCTCCTCACCCGAGCCTTTAATCACTTCCTGTGATGTCTCTTTCAGCTCTGAAATAAGGAAAGGTGGTGACACCGGCTGGGGAAGACTTGAAGTGAAGGATGAAAGAGGGGTGGAGGTCTTTATAACCTCTTCCTCTCCTCCAGAGAAGGAAGCAACTGaggcatttatattttttctggGGCTTTCTCCATCTTTATGAGAAGATTCAGAGATGGAAGGCACTCTACTGTGGGCTTTGATGACCTCCTGTAGCCCTGGCTCAAAGTCTCCTTCTGGAAGGAGTGTGAGGTTCTCATCCCCCAGTGTAGAACCATCATTATCTCGGCTCTCCCATTCCCCACCggtttcctcctcttcctccaaaGTGGTGCTTTCCAGCAGACATGGGAAAGAGGAACTCTGAGGCAGGCTAGGAGGCATAGCAAACTCATCCATGAGGAAAGAGATCTCCAGCTGTGAGTGGTAAGCCACACACACCATGAAAATGATGATCTCTTTCACACGTGCCAGCTCATACTCTGAAGCACCACGGAGTGTGATGGTGCAGCCCAGCTGAGGAGGACAGCCATCAAAAAACATAAGGGTCTTCATTTCATCTGTGAAAGTGAATTTtacaaagattttttaaaatgaacaataacaGTTAACTTCATGATGGCAAAATCAAAATCTAAAAATAGGGGAAATGAGCATGCACAGTTACATAATATCATCAGATActgataaattaataatgatatggtattgattgaattaaaatgaaaagttagTAAAACCTGACATACATCAGAAATAATAGAAATGGAGACTCACCATTTGGAAGCTGGAAGGAATGCAGGTAAAATTTATGGCAGGTACCCAAACGAGGTTTTGTAAGAAGCTGATCCATTGAAATGACTAAATCTCCTTGAGTCATTCGACTCACATGGTCCAGGACTTGCTGTGGTGATAAAAGAGAGATATTAATTGAAACATTCACCAGCCAGACCAAAATAACCCATAAAAACCCATTTGCCATGTCCTCTCTGATTAGGGCATTATCAATGGTCAACTATGTGGAGTACATTTTTAAAGAGACAAATAATATGTAGACTGCTTTAAAGAAGGTACTAACTGGTTTGACATTAATCACAAGGCTAATGCCGTGTTCCAGCAGCATGTCCTGAGCGATACGGGACACAGTCTTCTCCACCAGCACCAGGTTCGGTCGGACGTCAGCAATCCTCTGAACATAGTTCTTCAGAAACTCATGCTCCTGGAACGAGCaaattgcaaattaaattatTGCACGTGCTTTCAGCGTATTGCTGGAGATAAGTATCATACCTTACCTGTAACACAATTgggtcaatgcaagtgaacttgGTCTCTTCTCTGTACAGATACTCAATGGAGCATTTGAGGAGAAGGATCTTGGGGTTTTTGATGTAAGGGTTCATCTGTTGAGAAAGCCCAGGCACTTTTAGCACAAATATTACACGACCATCTCTGTGGCATAATGTTCAATCAATACAAACCTTTTTGTGTGCAATATTCTTTGTGCAAACGAAGCCGTTTACTACAGCAGAGTCAAACTTCTTCCCTCCTGGAATCTACAAAAATCACATATTAGATATATTTGTCAAGCAAACTAGATTAGTTGATTTTCCGTCCATTTTTGTTCCTCACCTTCTTGATATGTACAAACTGACGAATATCCATGTCATCATCGCAGTTGCGTACATCCGGTCGCACCGTCTGCACAACTTGCCTCACTACAGGTACAATGATGTCACGCCAGGAGAGAGACAGTGATTCGCTGTACAGCAGCTGCTGCAGCAGCGCCATCATGTGACTGTGATTAGCAGATCTGAAGAGGAAGCATTCATCATGATGTGCGCATCCAGAAGTCCCTAAACTCATAAATCATGTGATTTATATGTgatgcttgtaaaaaaaaaatgtttttgaattttgCTCCTAATTGTAAATGAATACAAGTAACCAACCTTAAAACAACATCTtatgcattaaaaacaacaatccTCTGAAGTCTTACAGTAAACGCTCCATTGCTTTTTTTTCCCCGTTCTCTTCCCGCAGCTGGTCCAGAGAGCTGTGATGCCAGCCGAGAGGTGTGACGAGCATCTCTTTAGCTTTCTCCTCAACTCTCCGGTTAAACAGAGACTCTACAGAGGAAAACCCCATTAGCATAGGTGAGACAATTCATGGACACTCcaccatttagatttttttcaagaGATTGTAATTTTtactcaccaaggatgcattcaattgactAAAAACCAAAttcagtacatttacatttctgcatttagcagacacttttatccaaagcaattgaCAAAAGAGGATCAAGGTAAAGACATTTGTGTTAACAAATGactatttaatgctgttcttcAAACTCTGTTCATTGAAAAATCCTAAAAATGCAGTTATGACAGCTTTGCATTCAGTTTATGAAAAAAATTAGGATGAAGTTTCATGCCTTGCTTTCTGTCCCATATGTGTGATTTGCTTGTAGGGAATTTCTGACAGGCCTTATGATCAAATGGTTTCAGATTTATCTTTTCATAATACTCGTTTATAATCGGTTACCACCTTAAGTTCTTTTGTCCATTCTATCCTTTTAACTACAAAACCATATATGTCTTAGCGAATCAGAACATTTGAATGGAAGTATTAAGTTTAAACTACGGTAAAGGATGTGAAAAACAGTTACCTTTAATAAAGGCATCACTGATGGATATTTGCTGACCTCCGTCTTCAGAGAGCAGGACTTCCACtgacatggagagagagagagagagagagagagagagagagagagcatgtgagACAGAACAGTCATGTGTAGACATCAGAGGACACTGAATTATATAGATTTAACATGTAATTAAAGTAAATGTTAATTAGAGTAAAAGTTGTCATAAAACCATGCACCAGTCTAGTACAATAAATTAACTTCAACAGTAattttgaggaagttaaagtcaGTGTTACTGCTTTGTAACTGAGGCACGCGCTACGTAGAATCAAGTCATGCTTTTGAGGGAGTATGACAAgctgtaaatgtattaatatgaaaTGCTGTACTGGGAAAGGAAATCATGTGAAACTATGAAGGAAAAACTCATTCGTCCTATACTATATGCTACAGTTAGGGCTGTCAACTGTTAATTATAGTTTGGAGGGTCAGACTAGTATTAAATGGTGAGTCTCAGTTCAGCAAGACATCGGTTTTGCTacaaaccctagtgagctgctTACCTACAGTAGATAGGATTTACACACATCACCACCCTGCCCCTGATGTAAAATTGGGCTGTCTCTAAAGATGCCTCATTTTAGCTTCAGTCTAAGGCAGTGGGACATGCATTCATCGAGCATaaagcaatcccagaatgcattatgAAAATCTATggggattttgtttttattcagagttacaatttatttaaaaacaattaaaatgaattaataataaaggcattttatttttgtgcttaATAAAGAGGTCCTTatgcattttctttattatttacattcTTTATTTTGCCCCCTAAGGcacaattaaattgttcataacATAAATTGTTTGTGCTTTTTGCACAATTTTACTGTCAGCATTTTAAATCCACTCTTTGACCTTGAATGTGAAGTTGCTGCAGCTTTAATAGGTCATCATTGGGATTTCTTAGCATGTAAGCTGTAGGCCTCACAAGGTAGCTGCCATTGTGCAGTGTATAGTGATGCAGCTCACTAGGGTTTAGAGTTAGTGCTGCTTTTGAAGCAGACAGAGGCATACAAAGATGGCCAATGGGCCTCTCCGCCTCTCCTCACTTGGTGCATGGATGTCGTTTTCTGGGGTGAATGGGTCATGGGGCTCCATACTTTTTTGCTCGGCTGGGTAAGGAGGCACATGTGGGTACTTGGCCTGCTTCTTGATGTGAAAATTGACATTGTCCTGCTCAACGTTTATGTTGATGGAGGCAGCTGAGTCACTGTCCACTGTAGAGTGGAAACTGCTGACAGAAGTTCTATTGCTGGGGCTGGCCGAATCTGGAAAATTGTGAGAGGCCCAGCAAGCTGGTGAGGTAAATACATACCGACTGATATAGGAAGTTAACAATCATGGGATACTTACTCGGTGTGACATATTCATTTTCATCAGCCTGCTGCTCAGTGTCACTGTCATCAAACTTGATGTCTTTAAACCATGAAGGTTCGGAGTGTCCCTCCAGGGAATTCACACTGTCGCTGTCTGGAGAAGGGGTTTCTGAGAACTCTGTGTTCTGAAATTCAACAAACGCATTACTAACATATTAACAGATAAAATCAAACCAATTAGTTTTTTTGTATAATGCTCTTAACAATACACAAGCCCAATCAGAATTACAAAAATAGTGTTTTCAGTTGGCATG encodes the following:
- the LOC113053146 gene encoding 1-phosphatidylinositol 3-phosphate 5-kinase-like isoform X5; translation: MAAEDKASSSSSAMDWSSEQSLSPTSPSHLTHFKPLTPEQEEPPLRSAYSSFVSLFRFSKEDGRPPSVMEKSQSASSSPQGTRRNWSTPSNSIHGSETHRKHSELFRRTSTASEGRRKSEAPLGSHDPRSAVQLRTALKRLKEIMEGKSQDSDLKQYWMPDSQCKECYDCNEKFTTFRRRHHCRLCGQIFCSRCCNQEIPGKFMGYTGDLRACTYCRKIALSYAHSADSSSIGEDLSALSDSPCSVCVLEPTEPRTPVGGRKASRNIFLEEDLAWQRKNSIGMRKNHQESQNSALSARLTAVQDDMGKSPARKRSASVTNLSLDRSGSSMVPAYESSVSPQNSRAVSKTDHSEEERKILLDSSQLKDLWKKICHNSTGMEFQDHRYWLRTYPNCIVGKELVNWLLRNGTISTRAQAIAIGQALVDGRWLDCVTHHDQIFRDEYALYRPLQNTEFSETPSPDSDSVNSLEGHSEPSWFKDIKFDDSDTEQQADENEYVTPNSASPSNRTSVSSFHSTVDSDSAASININVEQDNVNFHIKKQAKYPHVPPYPAEQKMEVLLSEDGGQQISISDAFIKESLFNRRVEEKAKEMLVTPLGWHHSSLDQLREENGEKKAMERLLSANHSHMMALLQQLLYSESLSLSWRDIIVPVVRQVVQTVRPDVRNCDDDMDIRQFVHIKKIPGGKKFDSAVVNGFVCTKNIAHKKMNPYIKNPKILLLKCSIEYLYREETKFTCIDPIVLQEHEFLKNYVQRIADVRPNLVLVEKTVSRIAQDMLLEHGISLVINVKPQVLDHVSRMTQGDLVISMDQLLTKPRLGTCHKFYLHSFQLPNDEMKTLMFFDGCPPQLGCTITLRGASEYELARVKEIIIFMVCVAYHSQLEISFLMDEFAMPPSLPQSSSFPCLLESTTLEEEEETGGEWESRDNDGSTLGDENLTLLPEGDFEPGLQEVIKAHSRVPSISESSHKDGESPRKNINASVASFSGGEEEVIKTSTPLSSFTSSLPQPVSPPFLISELKETSQEVIKGSGEEEKNKELEEMVHQDSTSSETSLPPARLFRDPLQDDTGLFVAEHVASSDDRLKSISALFKQELKDIILCISPFTTFREPFLLTADGLHCPSRDYFPEQVYLSPLLNKDSKELDGRRKRQLLKESGPSSGSLTNGTVSHQRTIQISSCHKLTGARIVEQLGSSQELARMLADYRAQGGRIRQREGMQFCEAPPTKTPIKSDSEEDKGVGLNEMTWATKLDCLNPINHQRLCVLFSSSSAQSNNAPNPCVSPWIVTMEFYGKNDLTLGVFLERYCFRPSYQCPSMYCETPMVHHIRRFVHGNGCVQIVLKELDSPVPGYQHTILNYSWCRVCKQVTPVVPLSNDSWSMSFAKYLELRFYGNQYTRRANAEPCGHSIHKDYHQYFSYNQMVASFSYISVRLFEICLPPPKIIIRSQGPSKANLQQDLKDFSHKVAQVYLAIDDRLTSLKTDTFSKTREEKMEDMFAQKDMEESELRGWIEKLQVRLQTSAMDSPQQLQAVLESVVVKKQGLCETLQSWNNRLQDLFQQEKGRKRLSVPPSPGRHRQSTLDESKTSALETSPRNPSPVVPNGEKEDRHLNTFPSSSRSSSLLQLPSPAEQAPDVITSGPSFPDLDSVSIPEDMFEGHLLGSNDSQVKEKSTMKTILANLLPGNSYNPIPLPFDPDKHYLMYEHERVPIAVCEREPSSIIAFALSCKEYKTALEELTKTTAKTGADDISQATSSGESRAKNSPAKPSESSTSQLSRSSVDADPLKELESGDKQKKQTGNPHIELQFSDANAKFYCRIYYAEEFHKMREEIMESSEDDFVRSLSHCVNWQARGGKSGAVFYATEDDRFILKQMPRLEVQSFLDFAPHYFTYITGAVQQKRPTALAKILGVFRIGYKNSQNNTEKKLDLLVMENLFYGRKMAQLFDLKGSLRNRNVKTELGKESCEVVLLDENLLKLVHDNPLYIRSHCKAILRAAILSDAHFLSSHLIIDYSLLVGRDDATKELVVGIIDYIRTFTWDKKLEMVVKSTGILGGQGKMPTVVSPELYRARFCEAMDKYFLMVPDHWTGLGLNC
- the LOC113053146 gene encoding 1-phosphatidylinositol 3-phosphate 5-kinase-like isoform X6 yields the protein MAAEDKASSSSSAMDWSSEQSLSPTSPSHLTHFKPLTPEQEEPPLRSAYSSFVSLFRFSKEDGRPPSVMEKSQSASSSPQGTRRNWSTPSNSIHGSETHRKHSELFRRTSTASEGRRKSEAPLGSHDPRSAVQLRTALKRLKEIMEGKSQDSDLKQYWMPDSQCKECYDCNEKFTTFRRRHHCRLCGQIFCSRCCNQEIPGKFMGYTGDLRACTYCRKIALSYAHSADSSSIGEDLSALSDSPCSVCVLEPTEPRTPVGGRKASRNIFLEEDLAWQSHQESQNSALSARLTAVQDDMGKSPARKRSASVTNLSLDRSGSSMVPAYESSVSPQNSRAVSKTDHSEEERKILLDSSQLKDLWKKICHNSTGMEFQDHRYWLRTYPNCIVGKELVNWLLRNGTISTRAQAIAIGQALVDGRWLDCVTHHDQIFRDEYALYRPLQNTEFSETPSPDSDSVNSLEGHSEPSWFKDIKFDDSDTEQQADENEYVTPNSASPSNRTSVSSFHSTVDSDSAASININVEQDNVNFHIKKQAKYPHVPPYPAEQKMEVLLSEDGGQQISISDAFIKESLFNRRVEEKAKEMLVTPLGWHHSSLDQLREENGEKKAMERLLSANHSHMMALLQQLLYSESLSLSWRDIIVPVVRQVVQTVRPDVRNCDDDMDIRQFVHIKKIPGGKKFDSAVVNGFVCTKNIAHKKMNPYIKNPKILLLKCSIEYLYREETKFTCIDPIVLQEHEFLKNYVQRIADVRPNLVLVEKTVSRIAQDMLLEHGISLVINVKPQVLDHVSRMTQGDLVISMDQLLTKPRLGTCHKFYLHSFQLPNDEMKTLMFFDGCPPQLGCTITLRGASEYELARVKEIIIFMVCVAYHSQLEISFLMDEFAMPPSLPQSSSFPCLLESTTLEEEEETGGEWESRDNDGSTLGDENLTLLPEGDFEPGLQEVIKAHSRVPSISESSHKDGESPRKNINASVASFSGGEEEVIKTSTPLSSFTSSLPQPVSPPFLISELKETSQEVIKGSGEEEKNKELEEMVHQDSTSSETSLPPARLFRDPLQDDTGLFVAEHVASSDDRLKSISALFKQELKDIILCISPFTTFREPFLLTADGLHCPSRDYFPEQVYLSPLLNKDSKELDGRRKRQLLKESGPSSGSLTNGTVSHQRTIQISSCHKLTGARIVEQLGSSQELARMLADYRAQGGRIRQREGMQFCEAPPTKTPIKSDSEEDKGVGLNEMTWATKLDCLNPINHQRLCVLFSSSSAQSNNAPNPCVSPWIVTMEFYGKNDLTLGVFLERYCFRPSYQCPSMYCETPMVHHIRRFVHGNGCVQIVLKELDSPVPGYQHTILNYSWCRVCKQVTPVVPLSNDSWSMSFAKYLELRFYGNQYTRRANAEPCGHSIHKDYHQYFSYNQMVASFSYISVRLFEICLPPPKIIIRSQGPSKANLQQDLKDFSHKVAQVYLAIDDRLTSLKTDTFSKTREEKMEDMFAQKDMEESELRGWIEKLQVRLQTSAMDSPQQLQAVLESVVVKKQGLCETLQSWNNRLQDLFQQEKGRKRLSVPPSPGRHRQSTLDESKTSALETSPRNPSPVVPNGEKEDRHLNTFPSSSRSSSLLQLPSPAEQAPDVITSGPSFPDLDSVSIPEDMFEGHLLGSNDSQVKEKSTMKTILANLLPGNSYNPIPLPFDPDKHYLMYEHERVPIAVCEREPSSIIAFALSCKEYKTALEELTKTTAKTGADDISQATSSGESRAKNSPAKPSESSTSQLSRSSVDADPLKELESGDKQKKQTGNPHIELQFSDANAKFYCRIYYAEEFHKMREEIMESSEDDFVRSLSHCVNWQARGGKSGAVFYATEDDRFILKQMPRLEVQSFLDFAPHYFTYITGAVQQKRPTALAKILGVFRIGYKNSQNNTEKKLDLLVMENLFYGRKMAQLFDLKGSLRNRNVKTELGKESCEVVLLDENLLKLVHDNPLYIRSHCKAILRAAILSDAHFLSSHLIIDYSLLVGRDDATKELVVGIIDYIRTFTWDKKLEMVVKSTGILGGQGKMPTVVSPELYRARFCEAMDKYFLMVPDHWTGLGLNC
- the LOC113053146 gene encoding 1-phosphatidylinositol 3-phosphate 5-kinase-like isoform X1, with the protein product MAAEDKASSSSSAMDWSSEQSLSPTSPSHLTHFKPLTPEQEEPPLRSAYSSFVSLFRFSKEKTGANIAPAKKLGKLEDGRPPSVMEKSQSASSSPQGTRRNWSTPSNSIHGSETHRKHSELFRRTSTASVDWEEGRRKSEAPLGSHDPRSAVQLRTALKRLKEIMEGKSQDSDLKQYWMPDSQCKECYDCNEKFTTFRRRHHCRLCGQIFCSRCCNQEIPGKFMGYTGDLRACTYCRKIALSYAHSADSSSIGEDLSALSDSPCSVCVLEPTEPRTPVGGRKASRNIFLEEDLAWQRKNSIGMRKNHQESQNSALSARLTAVQDDMGKSPARKRSASVTNLSLDRSGSSMVPAYESSVSPQNSRAVSKTDHSEEERKILLDSSQLKDLWKKICHNSTGMEFQDHRYWLRTYPNCIVGKELVNWLLRNGTISTRAQAIAIGQALVDGRWLDCVTHHDQIFRDEYALYRPLQNTEFSETPSPDSDSVNSLEGHSEPSWFKDIKFDDSDTEQQADENEYVTPNSASPSNRTSVSSFHSTVDSDSAASININVEQDNVNFHIKKQAKYPHVPPYPAEQKSMEPHDPFTPENDIHAPMEVLLSEDGGQQISISDAFIKESLFNRRVEEKAKEMLVTPLGWHHSSLDQLREENGEKKAMERLLSANHSHMMALLQQLLYSESLSLSWRDIIVPVVRQVVQTVRPDVRNCDDDMDIRQFVHIKKIPGGKKFDSAVVNGFVCTKNIAHKKMNPYIKNPKILLLKCSIEYLYREETKFTCIDPIVLQEHEFLKNYVQRIADVRPNLVLVEKTVSRIAQDMLLEHGISLVINVKPQVLDHVSRMTQGDLVISMDQLLTKPRLGTCHKFYLHSFQLPNDEMKTLMFFDGCPPQLGCTITLRGASEYELARVKEIIIFMVCVAYHSQLEISFLMDEFAMPPSLPQSSSFPCLLESTTLEEEEETGGEWESRDNDGSTLGDENLTLLPEGDFEPGLQEVIKAHSRVPSISESSHKDGESPRKNINASVASFSGGEEEVIKTSTPLSSFTSSLPQPVSPPFLISELKETSQEVIKGSGEEEKNKELEEMVHQDSTSSETSLPPARLFRDPLQDDTGLFVAEHVASSDDRLKSISALFKQELKDIILCISPFTTFREPFLLTADGLHCPSRDYFPEQVYLSPLLNKDSKELDGRRKRQLLKESGPSSGSLTNGTVSHQRTIQISSCHKLTGARIVEQLGSSQELARMLADYRAQGGRIRQREGMQFCEAPPTKTPIKSDSEEDKGVGLNEMTWATKLDCLNPINHQRLCVLFSSSSAQSNNAPNPCVSPWIVTMEFYGKNDLTLGVFLERYCFRPSYQCPSMYCETPMVHHIRRFVHGNGCVQIVLKELDSPVPGYQHTILNYSWCRVCKQVTPVVPLSNDSWSMSFAKYLELRFYGNQYTRRANAEPCGHSIHKDYHQYFSYNQMVASFSYISVRLFEICLPPPKIIIRSQGPSKANLQQDLKDFSHKVAQVYLAIDDRLTSLKTDTFSKTREEKMEDMFAQKDMEESELRGWIEKLQVRLQTSAMDSPQQLQAVLESVVVKKQGLCETLQSWNNRLQDLFQQEKGRKRLSVPPSPGRHRQSTLDESKTSALETSPRNPSPVVPNGEKEDRHLNTFPSSSRSSSLLQLPSPAEQAPDVITSGPSFPDLDSVSIPEDMFEGHLLGSNDSQVKEKSTMKTILANLLPGNSYNPIPLPFDPDKHYLMYEHERVPIAVCEREPSSIIAFALSCKEYKTALEELTKTTAKTGADDISQATSSGESRAKNSPAKPSESSTSQLSRSSVDADPLKELESGDKQKKQTGNPHIELQFSDANAKFYCRIYYAEEFHKMREEIMESSEDDFVRSLSHCVNWQARGGKSGAVFYATEDDRFILKQMPRLEVQSFLDFAPHYFTYITGAVQQKRPTALAKILGVFRIGYKNSQNNTEKKLDLLVMENLFYGRKMAQLFDLKGSLRNRNVKTELGKESCEVVLLDENLLKLVHDNPLYIRSHCKAILRAAILSDAHFLSSHLIIDYSLLVGRDDATKELVVGIIDYIRTFTWDKKLEMVVKSTGILGGQGKMPTVVSPELYRARFCEAMDKYFLMVPDHWTGLGLNC